The following DNA comes from Telopea speciosissima isolate NSW1024214 ecotype Mountain lineage unplaced genomic scaffold, Tspe_v1 Tspe_v1.0388, whole genome shotgun sequence.
AAGTGAGCTTGCGAGAAATAAGAGGGACACCAAGATACCGAATGGGCAGCTTAGTGTctacaaaattcgttaattccaaaagttgtaGCCTGGCCGTTTGAGTAatgccccctaaaataatagaggacttagctctgttgagtttcaacctaGAATAGGTGTGAAAATCAGCCAGAGCCCCCAAACAGGCAAAGATAGAATTTGGG
Coding sequences within:
- the LOC122648046 gene encoding uncharacterized protein LOC122648046, with protein sequence MEGFSALMRKLDSEGRISLLPRCKSSHLSHLIFADDLMIFVKAVPNSIFACLGALADFHTYSRLKLNRAKSSIILGGITQTARLQLLELTNFVDTKLPIRYLGVPLISRKLTLVDCSAILDFVRRRLDGWDAAS